From Pangasianodon hypophthalmus isolate fPanHyp1 chromosome 30, fPanHyp1.pri, whole genome shotgun sequence, a single genomic window includes:
- the LOC128317833 gene encoding E3 ubiquitin/ISG15 ligase TRIM25-like isoform X2 produces the protein MAEASISADQFSLDQFSCPVCLDLLKDPVTIPCGHSFCKVCINGCWDQEDQKGVYSCPQCRDTFTPRPVLRRNNMLTEVVEKLKKTELQAASPAHCYAGPGDVECDFCTGRKYKAVKSCLMCLTSFCESHLKPHLERPALKKHTLIEASAKLQEKICSQHNEVLKIYCRTDQTCICYLCTMDNHKGHDTVTAAAERAEKQSELKQEQMKSQQRIQEKQKKVQELKQAVNTIKLSAQTAVEDSERIFTELISSMEKKRSEVTELIRAQEKAELSRAERLLEQLEQEIADLQRRVNELEQLSHTHDHIHFLQALASGRQSPTLKRSDFHTSSITVHQHLSFDGVRNSLSDLKKRLEEFYEEEFNKIPPHAAAVQIILLPESREDFLKCTSKTHTHTYTCIYTLWGPPFPKVQQT, from the exons ATGGCAGAAGCCAGTATTTCAGCAGATCAATTTTCATTGGAtcagttcagctgtccagtctgtctggatctcctgaaggatccagtgactatcccctgtggtcacagtttctgtaaggtgtgtattaatggctgctgggatcaggaggatcagaagggcgtctacagctgtcctcagtgcagagacaccttcactccaaggcctgttctacgcagaaacaacatgctgactgaagtggtggagaaactgaagaagactgaacttcaagctgcttctcctgctcactgttacgctggacctggagatgtggagtgtgatttctgcacagGGAGAAAATACAAAGCAgtcaagtcctgtctgatgtGTTTGACTTCATTTTGTGAAAGTCATCTGAAACCTCATCTAGAACGTCCTGctttgaaaaaacacacattaattgaagcctcagcaaaactacaagagaagatctgctctcaaCACAATGAAGTGCTAAagatctactgtcgtactgatcaaacctgcatctgttatttgtgtacGATGGATAATCACAAAGGTCACGACACCGTCACAGCCGCAGCAGAAAGAgctgagaaacag AGTGAGTTAAAGcaggagcagatgaaatcccagcagagaatccaggagaagcagaagaaggtgcaggagctgaaacaggctgtgaacactataaag ctcagtgcacagacagcagtggaggacagtgagaggatctttactgagctgatcagctccatggagaaaaagcgctcggaggtgacggagctgatcagagctcaggagaaggcagaactgagtcgagctgaacgactcctggagcaactggagcaggagattgctgatcttcagaggagagtcaatgagctggagcagctttcacacacacacgatcacatccatttcctccag GCTTTAGCTTCTGGACGTCAGTCTCCCACACttaaaagatcagattttcacacatccagcatcactgtccatcaacatctctcatttgatggagtgaggaattctctctcagatctgaagAAGAGACTCGAGGAATTCTATGAGGAGGAATTCAACAAAATCCCTCCACATG ctgcagcagttcagatCATTTTACTACCAGAGagcagagaagattttctgaaatgtacgtctaaaacacacactcacacctataCCTGTATTTATACCTTGTGGGGACCCCCCTTTCCAAAGGTCCAACAGACTTGA
- the LOC128317833 gene encoding E3 ubiquitin/ISG15 ligase TRIM25-like isoform X1, with protein sequence MAEASISADQFSLDQFSCPVCLDLLKDPVTIPCGHSFCKVCINGCWDQEDQKGVYSCPQCRDTFTPRPVLRRNNMLTEVVEKLKKTELQAASPAHCYAGPGDVECDFCTGRKYKAVKSCLMCLTSFCESHLKPHLERPALKKHTLIEASAKLQEKICSQHNEVLKIYCRTDQTCICYLCTMDNHKGHDTVTAAAERAEKQSELKQEQMKSQQRIQEKQKKVQELKQAVNTIKLSAQTAVEDSERIFTELISSMEKKRSEVTELIRAQEKAELSRAERLLEQLEQEIADLQRRVNELEQLSHTHDHIHFLQALASGRQSPTLKRSDFHTSSITVHQHLSFDGVRNSLSDLKKRLEEFYEEEFNKIPPHGKRSCSCWRNTMMDVVTRSVKCYFLAKLLRSFCRQFTYLTLLTKILI encoded by the exons ATGGCAGAAGCCAGTATTTCAGCAGATCAATTTTCATTGGAtcagttcagctgtccagtctgtctggatctcctgaaggatccagtgactatcccctgtggtcacagtttctgtaaggtgtgtattaatggctgctgggatcaggaggatcagaagggcgtctacagctgtcctcagtgcagagacaccttcactccaaggcctgttctacgcagaaacaacatgctgactgaagtggtggagaaactgaagaagactgaacttcaagctgcttctcctgctcactgttacgctggacctggagatgtggagtgtgatttctgcacagGGAGAAAATACAAAGCAgtcaagtcctgtctgatgtGTTTGACTTCATTTTGTGAAAGTCATCTGAAACCTCATCTAGAACGTCCTGctttgaaaaaacacacattaattgaagcctcagcaaaactacaagagaagatctgctctcaaCACAATGAAGTGCTAAagatctactgtcgtactgatcaaacctgcatctgttatttgtgtacGATGGATAATCACAAAGGTCACGACACCGTCACAGCCGCAGCAGAAAGAgctgagaaacag AGTGAGTTAAAGcaggagcagatgaaatcccagcagagaatccaggagaagcagaagaaggtgcaggagctgaaacaggctgtgaacactataaag ctcagtgcacagacagcagtggaggacagtgagaggatctttactgagctgatcagctccatggagaaaaagcgctcggaggtgacggagctgatcagagctcaggagaaggcagaactgagtcgagctgaacgactcctggagcaactggagcaggagattgctgatcttcagaggagagtcaatgagctggagcagctttcacacacacacgatcacatccatttcctccag GCTTTAGCTTCTGGACGTCAGTCTCCCACACttaaaagatcagattttcacacatccagcatcactgtccatcaacatctctcatttgatggagtgaggaattctctctcagatctgaagAAGAGACTCGAGGAATTCTATGAGGAGGAATTCAACAAAATCCCTCCACATGGTAAGAGGAGCTGTTCCTGCTGGAGAAACACAATGATGGACGTCGTTACTCGCTCTGTGAAGTGTTATTTCTTAGCAAAGCTCCTGCGTTCTTTTTGCAGACAGTTTACTTACCTGACACTTTTAActaaaatactgatttaa